Genomic DNA from Deinococcus planocerae:
CCAGAAGGCGTAGATCGCGCTGCGCCGGGCGCTCGTGCAGGGCACCCCCAGGGGCCGTTGCGCCTCCCTGATCAGGAAGTTGGTGGTGAGCAGCCGGCCCGCGAAGTCCAGCCCGAGCTCGTCCCGGTGGTCACGCTCGTAGGTGTCGATCTCCTCGTGGAAGCGCACCAGGTGCCGTTCGAAGTTGTTCGCCGCGTAGTGGTGCGGGTACAGCTGGCGGCGGTCGTGCACCGCGAGGCGCCCGGTCAGCGACAGGCCGGTGACCTCCTGGGCCTTGGTGTGAACGCTGTCGGCCGAACCGCTGAGGTCCAGCGCGTTGGCGCCCAGTTCGTCGAGCACCTTCTGGGTCTCGTCCACCTCGTCGAAGATCACCAGGTCAAAGGTGCGGGCGATCAGCTCGAAGTACTGCAGCCGCTCGGGGCTGGTATGGGCCGGCACCGTGGTGTCGGCGCTGCGCACATGCCCCAACCAGACGCTCGCCGTCACGAGGTCCCGCTGGTTCTTCACCCGGCCGCAACGGCTCCACATCGGGCAGAGGTGAGGCTGCGTCTTCCCGGGCAGGTGCAGGCTCTCGCAGGGGGCGTCCTCGGGGGCCCACAGCTCCCAGGCCTCGCCCTCGTTCACCGCGAAGGCGGGCAGCGGGCAGGTCTGCGCGAACAGGTCGGCCCCAACGCGGGTCTGGGCGAAGCCGTTCGCACCCTGGGTAGCGATGAGTTCCGCCAGGCGCTCCCCGTGCTGCTGGTGGGTGCTGGCGGAGCGGCCGACGAGCATCGCCACCGAGGTCCGGTAGCGCCGCAGGCGCTCGAGGTATTCTCGGGCGGTCTCGATGCTGGTGAAGAACACCGCCACCCGCTTGTCCTGCTCGGCGAGGTGCGCGCACAGCAGGCTGATCAGGGTGGTCTTGCCGGCGCCGGGCAGGCCGATCAGGTGGTGCAGGCCGCGCAGGTCGAGTTCCTCGGTGTCTTCCAGGCCCTCGGCCGCCACCCGCTGCAGGTGGATGACCCCTTCCAGGCGGGCGGTCCAGTTCTCCGGCTTCCAGCGGTCCTTGTTCGCTTCGTCAATCGCGTCCAGCCGCGCCGCCGTGACCCGCAGATCTGCCAGGGTGACCCGCAGATCAGCGTCGGGAGTGCGGGTCAGGTCGTGCTGCCGGGGCCTGGGCAGGTCCAGGCCCAGCAACCGCACGGGCACATCGACCGCTTCGGTATGGGGGCGCAACCGGGCGACGAGGTCGCCCCCGGGCGCGAGTTGCAGGCCGTGCCGGGGGCGCACCCGGGGCCGGGTCAGCTGCTGCTGGGCCGCCAGGATGCGTGCGCTCTGGCCCGGGACCGGTGTGAACGCGAGCGTCCGGGGGTCGATGCGGTAGCTAGGGTCGGTGCCGCCCTCCTTGAGGCGGGTTCCGAGGTCCTGCACCGCCTTCTGCACCGCCCGGTGGGTGGGGAGCTTGCCGGTCAAGCGTCGGGCGTTGCGCACGGCGGTGGCGTGGCCCTGCGACTGGTAGCTCGACTCGGCGACCCGGGTGCCGCTCAGGACCAAGGGGAGACGCTCGAGGGTGGACTCGCCCAGGAGCTCCATCAGGGCGCAGCCCCACTGGATGCTCTCGGCGCCCTTCCACATGTGGGTGGGTTCAGTCACGGTGGGTCTCCTGGGCGAGCAGGTCGATCACCTCATCGACGCTCCTGACCTCGAGGGTCTGGCGCAGGCCGGGCACCAGGTGCTCGCGCAGGCGCGGGAGATAGGCCTCGTTCCGCGCCCGGCGGCTGGCCACGGCGAGGATCGTGCGGGAGTACAGGCGCAGGCCGCCCAGGCTGCCGTTGAGCTTGCGAGCGAGCCGGGCGGGGTCGCGGTAGTCCTTGACGTCTATCCCGATCTCGTCGCCCAGCGAGACGTCGCAGGCGTCCTCGCGGGGGTAGAGCTGCACGGCGGCGCCGTGGACCCGGCGCAGGGCGCGGTAGAGCCGCACCTCCTCCTGGGCGGGGTCACACCAGTACTTGAGAATCTCGGGGCGCGCGATGAAGGCATCGGCAAAGGGCACCGACTCGCCCGGCAGTGCCACCGGGTGCAGGGCGCGGCAGGTGATCAGGCGGCAGCGGCCGTCCTCACGCAGGGGGGCCTGACAGCGCCCGCAACGGGCCACCATACCCGCCTGGGCCTGATCGGCGTGGGCCGGGACGTACACGTGCTCCAAGAAGGCAGCGACCTCGCCGCTGAGGCGGGGGTCCTGGCGCACCTCACGCAGCTCCTCGCGGGTGGCGAGGGGGTGCTCGGCGATGAACTGGCGCACCCGGGTGTAGACGGCGGGGCGCTCGTCGGGGTCGAGGCTACCCAGCGCGGTGGTCAACCGGCCGTGCAGTTGTGTCTCGATCAGATCCTCGAGGTGACCGCCCTGCTCGGCGAGCAGCGCGCAGTCGTCGCTGGGGACCAGGAAGTCGGGGTCGACCAGCACCATTTCGGCGTACTGGGAGTTGTTCGCGATGGCGCGCGGCGCCCACTCCCCCAGGGGACGGACGCAGCGGGCGAACAGGTCGTGCACGCTGGCAAAGGTCTCGGGCGTGTCCCCCGGCTCCTGGAGGGCGAGGCGTGCAAGGTGGGCCTGCGCCTGACGCACCTCCTTCGGGAGATGGGTGTACTGGCCGACGAGGTGACCCTCCTGAACAGTCTCGAACTGCTTGAGCACGGCGTGGGCGAGCAGGATAGCGGTGCGCTCCGCGTGGTCGGTGTTGATGGCCGCCGCGGACGCTGGGGCGGGGCCGCTGAGGATTGCCTCGATCAGTTGCGCGTCGCTCAGACCAGCCAGGCTTTCCTTCACCAGGGCGACGGGCATGTCCCGGTCGCGCAGCTGCTTGGCGCGCAGGATTTCCAGGACGTTGCGACCAGTGAAGCGGCGCCCCATGCGAGTGAGCAGCCCCTCGTCCCGCCAGTCGCGAACTGCGCGCTCAGTGGGGAACTCGACTGCCAGCCCCAGTTCCCGGGAGAGCTCGCGCACCCGGACGAGCGCCTCTTTCAGGTTGCCCTGCCAGTCCCCGATGTCGCTTGAGACGTTCATGAGGCCAGCATATGAAATGCCACTATAGGTGTCAATATGTGTTTAGCGTAATGCCTGAGCCGGTGGGAATACTTGCGAAGCTATCTCCGGCATCCCATCACGCCGCCAGTGGCTTTTTCCCCCTGGCAACCCGCCTCTTTCACTGACCACCGGGGCTTTAGGGAGAGCGGCAGTCGGTGTCATGGCGACCCCAACATGCCGCTCCTTGTCGTTCCTGAACGTCCCCGACGGTCTCCTGTCCCGCAGACGTGAGCCAGCCCCTCTGGGACGCGGCTTACCTCAAGGTGTCAGGTACTGAGCTTCTCCGGAATAACTGACATCTTGAGTGCAAGAAAGGCAACCGACATGAATAGCGCTACAGCATTTCTGATTGCACTCGTCAGAGAGACAGACGACATCTCCAGCTCGCCCTGACAAAATTGGACAGCCTCATCGAGCAACTCCACCACGCACTCGAGCAATGACAGCGCAGCAGACAACTTCTATATTCGACGTTCCCCGTCTGACTGTGTGCACCCGTCACTTCTCTGACCCTCGCGCCGAAGCAGGAGGACCGATGGCAAAAGCCCTCCAAGTCCTGAGGCAGACCTGGCTCAACCGCCCCTTTGAGCCGCGGCACA
This window encodes:
- a CDS encoding MerR family transcriptional regulator yields the protein MNVSSDIGDWQGNLKEALVRVRELSRELGLAVEFPTERAVRDWRDEGLLTRMGRRFTGRNVLEILRAKQLRDRDMPVALVKESLAGLSDAQLIEAILSGPAPASAAAINTDHAERTAILLAHAVLKQFETVQEGHLVGQYTHLPKEVRQAQAHLARLALQEPGDTPETFASVHDLFARCVRPLGEWAPRAIANNSQYAEMVLVDPDFLVPSDDCALLAEQGGHLEDLIETQLHGRLTTALGSLDPDERPAVYTRVRQFIAEHPLATREELREVRQDPRLSGEVAAFLEHVYVPAHADQAQAGMVARCGRCQAPLREDGRCRLITCRALHPVALPGESVPFADAFIARPEILKYWCDPAQEEVRLYRALRRVHGAAVQLYPREDACDVSLGDEIGIDVKDYRDPARLARKLNGSLGGLRLYSRTILAVASRRARNEAYLPRLREHLVPGLRQTLEVRSVDEVIDLLAQETHRD